Proteins from a single region of Chryseomicrobium sp. FSL W7-1435:
- a CDS encoding LysM peptidoglycan-binding domain-containing protein, producing the protein MKNKTSLLYTACLAIIILFTFTTLHLKAQSSGTNEITISTGDSLWTLAELYVESDERLHWIDQVMQLNYMTDSKILVGQRLTIPSEEQFDYLGEPTQLAGTEQ; encoded by the coding sequence ATGAAAAACAAGACATCGTTACTTTATACGGCATGCTTAGCCATTATTATTTTATTCACATTCACAACGCTGCACTTGAAGGCTCAATCTAGTGGAACTAATGAGATTACTATTTCTACAGGAGATTCTCTTTGGACTCTAGCTGAGCTTTATGTAGAATCTGATGAAAGATTGCACTGGATTGATCAAGTGATGCAACTTAATTATATGACCGACAGCAAAATTCTAGTTGGGCAAAGACTTACTATACCGTCAGAAGAACAGTTTGATTATTTGGGTGAACCTACTCAATTGGCAGGGACAGAACAATGA
- the tkt gene encoding transketolase, with translation MQAEKDLLAISTIRTLSIDAIDKANSGHPGLPMGAAPMAYTLWTRHLRHNPSNPNWFNRDRFVLSAGHGSMLLYSLLHLSGYDLPMEEIKKFRQWDSKTPGHPEFGHTDGVEATTGPLGQGIGMAVGMAMAEAHLAATYNTTHDIVDHYTYALCGDGDLMEGVAAEAISLAGHLKLKKLVVLYDSNDISLDGDLNKSFSESVKMRFESYGWNYLYVEDGNDVEAIDQAIAQAKTSDRPTIIEVKTVIGFGSPNRSGKADAHGAPMGADETKLVKEAYKWTFEEDFYVDDTVYATFKEATDKLGAEEEAKWNDLFTQFTSQNADLASQLKHAIDGTFSIDWDAVKPTYEVGASVATRSASGEAINAIAKNLPSFFGGSADLAGSNKTTIKGVGDFSADSYDGKNIWFGVREFAMGAALNGMALHGGLTVFGGTFFVFSDYVRPAIRLSALMNLPVTYVFTHDSIAVGEDGPTHEPVEQLASLRAMPGLSIIRPADAVETQEAWQLAVESTDTPTLLVLSRQNLPVLEGTVSGASEGVAKGAYVVSAGDNPTGLLLASGSEVSLAVEAQKVLKQQGVEVSVVSMPSWDRFEQQDAAYKESVLPRSITKRLAIEMGASLGWHKYVGFDGDVLAIDRFGASAPGEKIMEEFGFTATNVAKRFQELN, from the coding sequence ATGCAAGCAGAAAAAGATTTATTAGCAATCAGTACCATTCGTACACTATCAATTGACGCGATTGATAAAGCCAACTCTGGCCACCCGGGATTACCAATGGGGGCAGCACCTATGGCTTACACTCTTTGGACTCGTCATTTACGACATAACCCGTCAAATCCTAACTGGTTCAACAGAGACCGCTTTGTTCTTTCAGCTGGTCATGGTTCTATGCTACTTTATAGCTTACTTCACTTGAGTGGCTATGATCTACCAATGGAAGAAATCAAGAAATTCCGTCAATGGGACTCTAAAACACCTGGGCATCCAGAATTCGGCCATACAGATGGTGTTGAAGCAACTACAGGACCTTTAGGACAAGGAATTGGTATGGCTGTCGGTATGGCAATGGCAGAAGCTCATCTAGCCGCAACGTACAATACGACTCATGACATTGTTGACCACTATACGTATGCTCTTTGTGGTGACGGTGACTTGATGGAGGGTGTAGCTGCAGAGGCTATCTCATTAGCAGGGCACTTAAAGCTAAAGAAATTAGTGGTCTTGTATGATAGCAATGATATCTCACTCGATGGAGATTTAAATAAATCATTTTCAGAGTCCGTTAAAATGCGCTTTGAATCTTATGGATGGAACTATCTATACGTAGAAGATGGAAATGATGTAGAGGCTATTGATCAAGCAATTGCACAAGCTAAGACATCAGACCGTCCTACTATTATTGAAGTGAAAACTGTTATCGGTTTCGGTTCTCCAAATCGTTCAGGTAAAGCTGATGCTCACGGTGCTCCTATGGGTGCTGATGAAACGAAACTAGTTAAAGAAGCATACAAGTGGACATTCGAAGAAGACTTCTATGTGGACGACACAGTCTATGCAACATTTAAAGAAGCTACTGACAAACTAGGTGCAGAAGAAGAAGCGAAGTGGAACGACTTATTTACACAGTTTACATCACAAAACGCAGATCTTGCTAGCCAGTTGAAACATGCAATCGATGGCACATTCTCAATCGATTGGGATGCTGTAAAACCAACGTATGAAGTTGGAGCTTCAGTAGCAACTCGTTCAGCATCAGGTGAAGCAATTAATGCCATCGCTAAAAATCTTCCATCATTCTTTGGTGGTAGTGCCGATTTAGCCGGTTCAAATAAAACAACTATCAAAGGTGTTGGTGATTTCTCAGCTGACAGCTATGACGGGAAAAATATTTGGTTCGGTGTCCGTGAATTCGCTATGGGAGCAGCATTAAATGGGATGGCCTTACACGGTGGTTTAACAGTGTTCGGTGGAACATTCTTCGTATTCAGCGATTACGTTCGTCCAGCCATTCGTCTCTCTGCTCTTATGAACTTACCTGTCACTTATGTATTCACGCATGACAGCATTGCAGTAGGGGAAGACGGACCAACGCATGAACCTGTAGAACAGTTAGCTTCTCTGCGTGCAATGCCAGGTTTGTCTATCATTCGTCCTGCAGATGCAGTTGAAACGCAAGAAGCGTGGCAATTAGCTGTGGAGTCAACAGATACGCCAACTCTACTGGTGCTATCTCGTCAGAATTTACCTGTCCTTGAAGGGACTGTATCTGGAGCTTCTGAAGGAGTTGCCAAAGGGGCGTATGTAGTATCAGCAGGTGACAACCCTACTGGACTTTTATTGGCTTCAGGATCTGAAGTTAGTCTAGCGGTTGAAGCACAAAAAGTGTTAAAACAACAAGGTGTAGAAGTATCTGTAGTTTCCATGCCATCTTGGGACCGTTTCGAACAACAAGATGCTGCCTATAAAGAATCAGTACTTCCACGTTCAATTACTAAACGTTTAGCAATTGAAATGGGTGCATCATTAGGCTGGCACAAATATGTTGGTTTTGATGGAGATGTTCTTGCGATTGATCGTTTTGGAGCTAGTGCACCAGGCGAAAAAATCATGGAAGAGTTCGGATTTACAGCTACCAATGTAGCAAAACGCTTCCAAGAACTTAACTAA
- the lexA gene encoding transcriptional repressor LexA, whose product MRKASKRQEDILAFIKEEVRKKGYPPSVREIGEAVGLASSSTVHGHLARLESKGLIRRDPTKPRAIEILEDEQLQDISPASVLQVPLVGKVTAGQPITAIENIEEFFPLPTTFGTVDDQLFMLEIMGDSMIEAGILNGDHVVVKQQNSANNGDIVVAMTEDDEATVKRFFKEKNYFRLQPENSSLEPIIVDRVSILGKVVGVYRHIH is encoded by the coding sequence ATGAGAAAGGCTTCAAAGAGACAAGAAGATATTTTAGCTTTCATAAAAGAAGAAGTACGTAAAAAAGGATATCCGCCTTCCGTTCGTGAAATTGGTGAGGCTGTCGGGCTTGCTTCTAGCTCAACTGTTCATGGTCACCTTGCTCGCCTGGAAAGCAAAGGACTTATTCGAAGAGATCCAACTAAACCACGTGCTATTGAAATTTTAGAAGATGAGCAATTACAAGATATTTCACCTGCATCTGTCTTACAAGTACCTTTAGTAGGTAAAGTAACGGCCGGGCAACCTATCACAGCCATCGAAAACATTGAAGAATTCTTCCCGCTTCCAACTACGTTCGGAACAGTGGATGATCAATTATTCATGCTGGAGATTATGGGAGATAGTATGATTGAAGCCGGAATTTTGAATGGAGATCATGTTGTCGTTAAACAACAAAATTCGGCAAATAACGGGGATATCGTTGTTGCTATGACTGAAGATGACGAAGCAACCGTGAAACGTTTCTTTAAAGAGAAAAACTATTTTAGACTACAACCTGAAAATTCATCTCTCGAACCGATCATCGTCGATCGAGTTAGCATTTTAGGTAAGGTTGTGGGTGTGTACCGCCATATTCATTAA
- a CDS encoding DUF896 domain-containing protein — protein MLSPEKLARISELSNKSKTNKLTEVEAKEQTALRKEYLETFRSTMRKTIENVKIVDPEGNDVTPDKVKQAKHNNRLN, from the coding sequence ATGTTAAGTCCAGAAAAACTCGCTCGTATAAGTGAACTTTCTAATAAATCGAAAACAAACAAATTAACAGAGGTAGAAGCGAAGGAACAAACTGCCCTGCGCAAAGAGTACCTAGAAACGTTTCGTTCTACTATGAGAAAAACTATCGAAAATGTTAAAATTGTTGACCCTGAAGGAAATGATGTCACTCCTGATAAAGTTAAACAAGCAAAGCATAATAACCGTCTGAACTAG
- the glnA gene encoding type I glutamate--ammonia ligase, whose product MGKYTKEDIKNLVNEHDVRYIRLQFTDILGTIKNVEIPVSQLDKALDNKMMFDGSSIEGFVRIEESDMYLVPDLDTWVVFPWITGKGQVARLICDINRPDGSPFEGDPRNNLKRVLKEMEELGFSSFNLGPEPEFFLFKLDERGEPTLELNDHGGYFDLAPMDLGENCRRDIVLELEEMGFEIEASHHEVAPGQHEIDFKYANAVEACDNIQTFKLVVKTIARKHGLHATFMPKPLFGVNGSGMHFNLSLFNGKENAFFDENADMQLSETARQFMAGVLKHVQGFTAITNPTVNSYKRLVPGYEAPVYVAWSGQNRSPLIRIPSSRGLSTRIEVRSVDPAANPYLAMAVILQAGLDGIKNKLTPPPAVDRNIYNMNEKEREEVGIANLPGTLQSALKELSKNEVVRQGLGEHIYDNFVEAKEIEWDMFRTTVHPWEREQYLKMY is encoded by the coding sequence ATGGGTAAGTACACAAAAGAAGATATTAAGAATCTAGTAAATGAGCATGATGTGCGGTACATTCGACTACAATTCACAGACATTTTAGGAACAATTAAAAATGTTGAGATTCCAGTAAGTCAATTAGATAAAGCATTAGATAACAAAATGATGTTCGACGGTTCTTCAATCGAAGGATTTGTGCGTATCGAAGAATCAGATATGTACCTAGTGCCAGACCTTGACACATGGGTAGTGTTCCCGTGGATTACAGGTAAAGGGCAAGTAGCTCGTTTGATTTGTGATATCAACCGCCCAGATGGTTCACCATTTGAAGGAGATCCACGTAATAACTTAAAACGCGTTCTTAAAGAGATGGAAGAACTAGGGTTCTCTTCATTCAACCTTGGGCCAGAGCCAGAATTCTTCCTATTTAAATTAGATGAGAGAGGCGAACCTACTCTTGAATTGAATGACCACGGTGGCTATTTTGACTTAGCGCCAATGGATTTAGGAGAAAATTGCCGTCGTGACATCGTACTTGAACTAGAGGAGATGGGCTTTGAAATTGAAGCTTCTCACCATGAAGTAGCACCTGGTCAACATGAAATCGACTTTAAATACGCTAACGCAGTTGAAGCTTGTGACAACATCCAAACGTTTAAACTTGTTGTTAAAACTATTGCTCGTAAGCACGGTCTACATGCAACATTCATGCCTAAACCATTATTCGGTGTAAATGGTTCAGGAATGCACTTTAACTTGTCATTATTCAATGGCAAAGAAAATGCTTTCTTTGATGAAAATGCTGACATGCAATTAAGCGAAACTGCTAGACAGTTTATGGCAGGCGTACTGAAACATGTTCAAGGATTTACAGCTATCACAAACCCAACTGTTAACTCATACAAGCGCCTAGTACCAGGTTACGAAGCACCTGTTTATGTAGCATGGTCAGGACAAAACCGTAGCCCATTAATTCGTATTCCTTCTTCACGTGGCTTAAGCACACGTATTGAAGTACGTTCTGTAGATCCAGCTGCTAACCCTTACTTAGCAATGGCAGTTATTTTACAAGCTGGTTTAGATGGTATCAAAAACAAATTAACTCCACCACCAGCAGTAGATCGCAACATCTACAACATGAATGAAAAAGAGCGTGAGGAAGTTGGAATCGCTAACCTTCCAGGTACATTACAATCTGCTCTTAAAGAATTGTCTAAAAATGAAGTGGTTCGTCAAGGTTTAGGCGAACACATCTATGACAACTTTGTAGAAGCGAAAGAAATTGAGTGGGATATGTTCCGTACAACTGTCCACCCTTGGGAGCGCGAGCAGTACTTGAAGATGTACTAA
- a CDS encoding hydroxymethylglutaryl-CoA lyase yields MISLPNTVTIIEVGPRDGLQNEKNYVKTEHKLAYIRALQAAGITEMEVTSFVSPKWVPQMADANEIMARIDRLGKQFVLTPNERGMENAKTMGADHIAVFVGVSSTFNQKNINKTTAEAVEQLRAPIAELLNHNIFVRACISTAFYCPYEGKQGIDDVISLCREFVEMGVHELSVADTVGKASPLESYTLFSLLKKEFPDTLITAHFHDTEKMALANIFAALQAGVDRFDSSAGGLGGCPFAPGATGNVATERVVHMLHRMGIATGIDEDLLKEAVAVISPHVSIH; encoded by the coding sequence ATGATTAGTTTACCAAATACAGTGACAATTATCGAGGTTGGACCGAGAGATGGTCTGCAAAATGAAAAAAACTATGTAAAAACTGAGCATAAACTAGCCTATATTCGTGCGCTTCAAGCGGCTGGAATTACTGAAATGGAAGTAACTTCATTTGTATCGCCAAAGTGGGTACCTCAAATGGCAGATGCCAATGAAATTATGGCTAGAATTGATCGTCTTGGGAAACAATTTGTGTTAACACCTAATGAACGCGGGATGGAAAACGCTAAAACCATGGGTGCTGACCATATAGCAGTTTTTGTGGGTGTCTCTTCAACTTTTAATCAAAAGAATATTAACAAAACAACTGCTGAAGCTGTAGAACAACTTCGAGCTCCTATAGCTGAACTGCTCAACCACAATATTTTTGTAAGAGCTTGTATATCAACTGCTTTTTATTGTCCTTATGAAGGCAAACAAGGCATTGATGATGTGATTTCTCTGTGTAGAGAATTTGTCGAAATGGGCGTCCATGAGTTAAGCGTAGCCGATACTGTCGGCAAGGCCTCTCCACTCGAAAGTTATACCTTATTCTCTTTACTAAAAAAAGAATTTCCTGATACTTTGATTACAGCACACTTCCATGACACAGAAAAAATGGCACTTGCTAATATCTTTGCCGCTTTACAAGCTGGGGTTGATCGATTTGATAGCTCTGCTGGTGGTCTCGGTGGCTGTCCGTTTGCACCTGGTGCAACTGGCAATGTCGCAACAGAACGTGTTGTCCATATGCTGCATAGAATGGGTATAGCAACTGGAATTGATGAAGATCTTTTAAAAGAGGCAGTTGCTGTCATCTCACCGCATGTGTCAATACACTAA
- a CDS encoding YneF family protein: MNLALAITLIIVALILGLVGGFFAARQYMMKYLKDNPPINEQMLRMMMAQMGRKPSEKQVKQMMAQMNRVQTKPGKQK, translated from the coding sequence ATGAATTTAGCACTTGCGATTACGTTGATTATCGTTGCTCTTATTCTCGGTCTTGTTGGAGGATTTTTCGCAGCACGTCAATATATGATGAAATATCTAAAAGATAATCCGCCAATCAATGAACAAATGCTTCGTATGATGATGGCCCAAATGGGACGTAAACCATCTGAGAAGCAAGTGAAACAAATGATGGCTCAAATGAACCGTGTTCAAACTAAACCAGGTAAACAAAAGTAA
- a CDS encoding IS3 family transposase: protein MAANRNTVQKIMQKYNLQCRIKPKRKWRSQGESIIIAPDLLKRDFTASAPNKKWVTDITYIQYGSTTKYLSTIMDLFNNEIVAYKLYDHQQTPLVIDTLMEALEHRSSPDGVIIHSDQGSVYTSYAYQDFVKKNDLISSMSRRGNCWDNAVIESFHSNLKSEEFQYVKFNSLGNHEVTERIRDYLNYYNEERIQEKLGYLTPMKYGVKAA, encoded by the coding sequence TTGGCAGCAAATCGGAATACCGTTCAGAAAATCATGCAAAAGTACAATCTCCAGTGTCGTATCAAGCCTAAACGAAAATGGAGATCTCAGGGTGAGAGCATCATAATAGCTCCAGACCTTCTTAAGCGCGACTTCACGGCAAGTGCACCGAACAAGAAATGGGTGACGGACATCACCTATATCCAATATGGCAGCACTACGAAATACCTCTCAACAATCATGGATCTATTCAATAATGAAATCGTTGCCTACAAGTTATACGACCATCAACAGACGCCGCTCGTCATAGATACCTTAATGGAAGCATTGGAACACCGTAGTAGCCCCGATGGGGTCATCATACACTCGGATCAAGGAAGTGTATATACTTCGTATGCCTACCAGGACTTCGTCAAGAAGAATGATCTGATAAGCAGTATGTCCCGGAGGGGAAACTGTTGGGATAATGCGGTGATTGAATCGTTTCATTCAAACCTAAAGTCAGAGGAGTTCCAGTATGTTAAATTCAATTCGTTAGGGAACCATGAGGTCACTGAGCGGATTAGAGACTATTTAAATTATTATAACGAAGAGCGTATCCAAGAAAAATTAGGCTACCTGACACCAATGAAATATGGTGTAAAGGCAGCCTAA
- a CDS encoding MerR family transcriptional regulator gives MEKQWRRSMPILSMNIVMQLTGLSARQIRYYEENELIFPSRTEGKQRMFSLDDIDTLLEIKDLLTSGVNIAGIKQIFEMKQQPTATSVHKISDAELRSIVKEELKKSQLNQRVSLRQGDLSRFFNQGRSY, from the coding sequence ATGGAAAAGCAATGGAGAAGATCGATGCCTATTTTATCCATGAACATCGTCATGCAGCTAACTGGCCTATCAGCTAGACAGATTAGATACTACGAAGAGAATGAATTGATATTCCCTTCACGTACTGAAGGAAAGCAGCGCATGTTCTCATTGGACGACATTGACACTTTACTTGAAATCAAAGATTTGCTGACAAGTGGTGTCAATATTGCAGGTATCAAACAGATCTTTGAAATGAAGCAACAACCTACTGCCACCTCCGTACATAAAATTTCAGATGCGGAGCTTCGTTCAATCGTTAAAGAAGAATTGAAGAAATCGCAACTAAATCAGCGTGTCTCTTTACGGCAAGGCGATCTATCGCGATTCTTCAATCAAGGTAGATCTTATTAA
- a CDS encoding alpha/beta hydrolase, with amino-acid sequence MNMKKRVILWTSLVTSLITALTTLIGFVATNRLMYIKQKEPDFILNREISEKRLDQSWYDAIKKEEVWIQSKNGYQLKSIFIQPHDTKNYVIICHGVTENKINSLRFVRMFERLGYNSVIYDHRRHGDSGGKTTSFGHYEKMDLEAVVDALRERVGDGGVIGIHGESMGAATTLLYAGSIRDDADFYISDCAFSDFERQVHHVMMQTTPISSMLTVRLANLFMKLREGYTFRLVSPIDVVDRIEKPVLFIHSRPDDFILPDMAQDLYDKKPGAKELKFFDKGAHAKSFNENPEEYEMTVLDFLIKYHLYTNEKQLN; translated from the coding sequence ATGAATATGAAAAAGAGGGTCATCTTATGGACAAGCTTAGTAACGAGCCTCATCACTGCATTAACGACATTAATTGGATTTGTGGCAACAAATCGGTTGATGTACATTAAACAAAAAGAACCTGATTTTATTTTAAATCGAGAAATTTCTGAAAAACGATTAGACCAATCTTGGTATGATGCTATAAAAAAAGAAGAAGTTTGGATTCAATCAAAAAATGGTTACCAATTGAAATCGATCTTTATTCAACCCCATGATACAAAGAACTATGTCATTATTTGTCATGGTGTAACCGAAAATAAGATTAATTCTTTGCGATTTGTCCGAATGTTTGAAAGGCTTGGCTATAATAGTGTTATTTATGATCACCGAAGACACGGTGACTCTGGAGGTAAAACCACAAGCTTTGGTCATTATGAAAAAATGGATTTAGAGGCTGTTGTAGATGCGCTTCGTGAGCGTGTTGGCGATGGTGGAGTTATCGGTATACATGGGGAGTCGATGGGAGCTGCAACCACATTACTCTATGCTGGATCGATACGTGATGATGCAGATTTTTATATTTCTGATTGTGCATTCTCTGATTTTGAACGCCAAGTCCATCACGTGATGATGCAAACTACACCCATCAGTTCCATGTTAACTGTGCGCCTTGCGAATTTGTTTATGAAATTACGTGAAGGATATACGTTTCGTCTAGTCTCTCCAATCGATGTTGTAGATCGCATTGAAAAGCCGGTCCTTTTCATTCATTCTAGACCAGATGATTTCATCTTGCCTGACATGGCTCAGGATTTATATGACAAAAAGCCAGGTGCCAAAGAGCTGAAATTTTTCGATAAAGGTGCCCATGCCAAATCTTTTAATGAAAACCCTGAAGAATATGAAATGACGGTACTAGATTTCTTAATTAAATATCACCTTTATACAAACGAAAAGCAGCTCAATTGA
- a CDS encoding recombinase family protein produces MTQNKCVIYTRVSTDKEAQETSLSRQQIELESLANAQSLLISASFSDQQSGYDVDREGLLDLLTYIKENEVSYLLIQDETRLGRGHARMAILHLLEKEQITILTAREDGELALTETDTMVLGILSVVEEYQRKIHNAKIRRGMKRAVQNGYQPERNLKSRGNQMGRERIEVPIEEIVRLRIAGLTYEEISATLSGLGHSISKATVHRRFKEYKDQA; encoded by the coding sequence ATGACGCAAAATAAATGTGTCATTTATACACGTGTCAGTACCGATAAAGAAGCACAAGAGACTTCATTATCTAGGCAGCAAATCGAATTAGAGTCTTTAGCAAACGCTCAATCTTTACTTATATCTGCTAGTTTCAGTGATCAGCAAAGCGGTTATGATGTCGATCGCGAAGGGTTATTAGACTTGTTAACGTACATTAAAGAAAATGAGGTTTCGTATTTACTCATTCAAGACGAAACACGATTAGGCAGGGGTCACGCTAGAATGGCCATCTTACACCTTTTAGAAAAAGAACAAATTACAATTTTAACAGCACGAGAAGATGGAGAGTTAGCGCTCACGGAAACTGACACCATGGTACTCGGGATCTTATCCGTCGTGGAAGAATATCAGCGCAAGATTCATAACGCAAAAATCCGAAGAGGGATGAAACGCGCTGTGCAAAATGGCTATCAACCAGAGCGTAATTTAAAATCAAGAGGGAATCAGATGGGGAGAGAGCGAATCGAGGTACCTATCGAAGAAATTGTACGGTTGCGAATTGCAGGTTTAACCTATGAAGAGATTAGTGCCACTTTATCTGGGTTAGGTCATTCAATTAGTAAAGCCACTGTTCACAGACGATTTAAAGAATATAAGGATCAAGCTTGA